In Pseudomonas sp. HR96, the DNA window CGATGGCATTGAGCTTCTGGCGTACCGACTTCTTGCGCGCGGCCTGGCCGGGCATGATGAAGGTCCGGCCGATGTAACGGTTCTTGACGAAGCCTTCGCGGAATTTCACGCCCAGGTGGTTGGCCAGTTCCAGCGCCGAGGTGCGGCTGGTGTCGGGAATCGGGATGACCACGTCGATGTCGTGGTCCGGGCGCTCGCGCAGGATCTTCTCGGCCAGCTTCTCGCCCATGCGCAGGCGCGCCTTGTACACCGAGATGCCGTCGATGATCGAGTCGGGACGCGCCAGGTACACGTGTTCGAAGATGCACGGGGCGTACTGCGGGTTGGGCGCGCACTGGCGGGTGTGCAGGCGGCCGTCCTCGGTGATGTACACCGCTTCGCCCGGGGCAAGGTCACGGATCAGGGTGAAGCCGAGCACGTCGAGGGAGACGCTCTCGGAGGCGATCATGTACTCCACGCCTTCGTCGGTGTGACGCTGGCCGAAGACGATCGGGCGGATGGCGTTGGGGTCGCGGAAGCCGACGATGCCATAGCCGGTGATCATCGCCACCACGGCGTAGCCGCCACGGCAGCGCTTGTGCACGTCGGTGACGGCGGCGAAGACGTCTTCCTCGGTCGGCTGCAGCTTGCCGCGCACGGCCAGCTCGTGGGCGAACACGTTGAGCAGCACTTCGGAATCGGAGTTGGTGTTGACGTGACGCAGGTCGGACTCGTAGATCTCCTTGGCCAGCTGCTCGACGTTGGTCAGGTTGCCGTTGTGTGCCAGGGTGATGCCGTACGGCGAGTTGACGTAGAACGGCTGCGCCTCGGCCGAGGTCGAGCTGCCGGCGGTCGGGTAGCGCACGTGGCCGATACCCATGTGGCCGACCAGGCGCTGCATGTGGCGCTGATGAAACACGTCACGCACCAGGCCGTTGTCCTTGCGCAGAAACAACCGGCCATCATGGCTGGTCACAATACCGGCAGCGTCCTGGCCACGATGCTGGAGAACGGTTAAGGCGTCATAGAGCGCCTGATTGACGTTCGACTTACCGACGATACCGACGATGCCACACATGCGACGCAACCCCTACTTTATGAATCTGGACTAAGTGCCTGCGCCCTACTGCCCTTTTGCGGCAGTGGGAAACAGGTGCTCCTTGAACGGAAGGTCCACCGGTGAGGTGATTCCGCTGGCAAGCCACTGGCTGGTCATCCCCAATACGAGGTTTTTCGACCAGTCGGCGACCAAGAGAAACTTGGGTAACAAGGCGGACTGTTGCCACCACAGATCTTGTTGTACGGGGCCCAGGCTCAACAGCCCGGCCGCCACGACCACCAACAGGCCACCGCGCGCCGCGCCGAACACCATCCCCAGAAAACGGTCGGTGCCGGACAGCCCGGTGACTCGAATCAATTCGCCGATCAGATAGTTGACCAGTGCGCCGACCAGCAAGGTGGCGACGAAGAGTACCGCACAGCCGGCAATCACACGTGCCGACGGGGTCTGGATGTAGTTGTCGAAATACGGCGCCAGACCGCCGCCGAACATCCAGGCAACGGCACCGGCAACGATCCAGGTGACCAGCGACAGCGCCTCTTTGACGAAGCCGCGGCTCAAGCTGATCAAAGCAGAGATGGCAATAATCGCGATTATTGCCCAGTCGACCCAGGTAAATGCCACGTTGCAGCCCGCATGCGGTTAAGGCGGCGCATTTTAGCAGAGCGCTGGCAGATGGGTAAGCGGTGATTGTCCGGGCGGGCGATGGTTCAATTCTATGGAACCCGCAGAACAGCGCCTGGCGAAATGTCCAATATGGCCACCACCGGCCGCGCGATAGGCCTGTCGCGGGCTTCGCGCGCTCCTACATCTGTTGCACCCAGTGGCATCACCGCGACCGCCTCTGCCGTCCGACGATAGACCGCCAGGCACCAAGCGGTCATAGGTGATGCATCTGGATGCATGCGCCCGAAACAAATGTGGGAGCGCGCGAAGCCCGCGATAGGCCGCGCGGGCGGCCGGTGGTGGCCGTGATTGCATCCCAGGTCAGACCCTGGATCTGATCAAAGATCAAACCGGCCTGCGGCCTCTCGGGGGCTTTGCCCCCTCCCACATCACAGGCGCAACACGCCACGACGTGGGAGGGGCATGGCCCCGAGAGGCCGCCAGGCCGGTGTGATCTTCCGAGCGCCTGGCGAAATGTCCAATATGGCCACCACCGGCCGCGCGATAGGCCGTGATTGCATTCCAGGTCAGGCCCTGGATCTGATCAAAGATCAAACCGGCCTGCGGCCTCTCGGGGGCTTTGCCCCCTCCCACATCACAGGCGCAACACGCCACGACGTGGGAGGGGCATGGCCCCGAGAGGCCGCCAGGCCGGTGTGATCTTCCGAGCGCCTGGCGAAATGTCCAATATGGCCACCACCGGCCGCGCGTGCGGCCTGTCGCGGGCTTCGCGCGCTCCTACGGCTGTTTTGAACGTGCCGTTCCAGCGGCATCACCGATGACCGCTTTTGATCTTCGGGGCGTTCATCGGTGATGGCCTCTGAATGCTTACGCCCGAAACAAGCGTTGGAGCGCGCGAAGCCCGCGATAGGCCGTGATTGCATTCCAGGTCAGGCCCTGGACCTGATCGAAGATCAAACCGGCCTGCGGCCTCTCGGGGGCTTTGCCCCCTCCCACATCACAGGCGCAACACGCCACGACGTGGGAGGGGCATGGCCCCGAGAGGCCGCCAGGCCGGTGTGATCTTCCGAGCGCCTGGCGAAATGTCCAATATGGCCACCACCGGTCGCGCGATAGGCCGTGATTGCATTCCAAGTCAGGCCCTGGATCTGATCGAAGATCAAACCGGCCTGCGGCCTCTCGGGGGCTTTGCCCCCTCCCACATCACAGGCGCAACACGCCACGACGTGGGAGGGGCATGGCCCCGAGAGGCCGCCAGGCCGGTGTGATCTTCCGAGCGCCTGGCGAAATGTCCAATATGGCCACCACCGGTCGCGCGTGCGGCCTGTCGCGGGCTTCGCGCGCTCCTACGTCTGTTTTGAACGTGCCGTTCCAGCGGCATCACCTATGACCGCTTTTGATCTTCGGGGCGTTCATCGGTGATGGCCGCTGGATGCATACGCCCGAAATAATCGTAGGAGCGCGCGAAGCCCGCGATAGGCCGTGATTGCATTCCAGGTCAGGCCCTGGATCTGATCGAAGATCAAATCGGCCTGCGAGTTTTCAGCCGCGCTCGGGCTCGAAGCGCACCAGGATGCCTTTGAGGTTCTGCTGGCGGGCGATGACGTCGCGCACCCGCTCGGCTTCGGCGCGTTCGACCAGTGGACCGACGAACACTCGGTTCTTGCCATCGGCTGAACGTACATAGGCGTTATAGCCCTGGCTGCGCAGGGTTTTCTGCAGGCTGTCGGCGCTGGCGCGGCTGCCGAGGCTGGCCAGCTGGATCGACCAGCTGATCGGCAAGCCGTTGGTATCGATCTTGGCTGCGGTGTCCGGTTTGGCCGGGGCACTGGCCACGGCGGCCGGCTTGGCTGGAGCCTGCGCGGGCTGGGTGGCGGCCGTGGCCGGCTTGGCCGCCGGTTTGCTGGCCGCCACTGGCGCTGCGGGAATGGCCTTGATCGGCGCCGACGGCGCTTGCGGCGTTTCGTCGGGCTGCTCCTCGATCACCGGCTGCTCGGCCACCGGCTGCTGCTGCGGCACTGCCACCGGGTCGATCTTGACCTCGGGCACCACCGGCGCCTGCGGGGCGGCGGGGGCATCGACGCGCACCTGGCGCAACTCGTCTTCGCGGGAGAACAGCATCGGTAAAAAGATCACCGCCAGGGCGATCAGTACCAGCGCGCCCACCATCCGCTGTTTGAAGACGTTATCCAGCAAAGCCATTGGCCGCATCCTCCGGGGCGTGCCGCGCCATCCATTCGAGGGCCTCGGCGACGCTGTAAAATGATCCGAATACGAGAATTTCGTCCTCGGCGTCCGCCTGCACGCACTGCGCCTGCAGTGCGGCGGCGACGCTGCCATAGGACGCCACCAGGGCGCCAAGGTTCTGCAAGGTCTGCTGCAACTCTGTTACAGGACGTGAGCGTGGCGTCGGCAAGGGCGCCACCGCCCAGCTCTGGATGGCGGGCAGCAGCGGCGCGATCACCCCGTGCAGGTCCTTGTCGGCCAACAGGCCGAACACCGCCAGACGCTTGCCGGCCAGCGGCTGGGTGGCCAGGCGGCGGGCCAGGTACTCGGCGGCGTGGGCGTTGTGGCCAACGTCCAGCAGCAGGTGGATGTCACGCCCTTGCCATTGCACCCGGCGACGGTCCAGGCGCCCGGTCACGCGGGTCTGCTTGAGGGCCCAGGCGATACGCCCGGCATCGCGCGGCAGATCCATCAGGACGAACGCTTGCAGCGCCAGTGCGGCGTTTTCCATGGGCAGGTCGAGCAGCGGCAAGGACAGCAGCTCCACCGCCTCGCCCTGGTTGTCTACGCCACGCCACGACCAGTCATCGCTGCCGATCTGCAGGTCGTACTGCTGGCCACGGCCGTAGAACGGGCACCCGAGCTCGGCGACCTTGTCCAGCAGCGGCTGCGGTGGCAAAGGATCGCCGCACAGCGCCGGACGGCCGGCACGCAAGATCCCGGCCTTTTCCACGGCCACCGATTCACGGGTGTTGCCCAGCCATTCGGCATGATCCAGCCCAATGCTGGTGACCAGCGACAGGTCGGCGTCGATCAGGTTGACCGCATCCAGTCGCCCGCCCAGCCCCACTTCGAGGACCACGGCATCCAGGCCACTGCGCTCGAACAACCAGAACGCCGCCAGGGTGCCCATCTCGAAGTAGGTCAGGGAGATGTCGCCACGGGCCGCTTCAACGGCGCTGAAGGCTTCGCACAACTCGGCGTCGCTGACCTCGCGGCCCTCGATCTGCACGCGCTCGTTGTAGCGCAGCAGGTGCGGCGAGCTGTACACGCCAACCTTGAGCTCGCGGTCGGCAAGCAAGGCGGCGAGAAAGGCGCAGGTCGAACCCTTGCCGTTGGTGCCGGTCACGGTGATGACCCGTGCCGCCGGCCGGCCAAGGCCAAGCCGTGCGGCGACCTGCTGCGAGCGTTCCAGCCCCATGTCGATGGCCGACGGGTGCAGTTGCTCAAGGTAGGCCAGCCACTCGCCCAGGCTGCGTTCGGCCATGCGCTGGGTCATACCGTGGCAGGCGCCGGCGGAATGACCAGCGGTTCGACCGGTTTGGCGACGAAGCTCGGCGTCGGCAGGCCCATCATCTGTGCCAGCAGGCTGCCCAGGCGCGGACGCAGTTCCTGACGCGAGACGATCATGTCGATGGCGCCGTGGTCGAGCAGGAACTCGCTGCGCTGGAAGCCTTCCGGCAGTTTTTCGCGCACGGTCTGCTCGATGACCCGCGGGCCGGCAAAGCCGATCAGCGCCTTGGGTTCAGCGACGATGACGTCCCCGAGCATGGCCAGGCTGGCGGACACGCCACCGTAGACCGGGTCGGTCAGTACCGAGATGAACGGCAGGCCTTCTTCGCGCAGCCGCGCCAGCACGGCCGAAGTCTTGGCCATCTGCATCAGCGAGATCAGCGCTTCCTGCATGCGCGCACCGCCGGAAGCGGCGAAGCAGATCATCGGGCAGCGGTTTTCCAGGGCGTAGTTGGCCGCGCGCACGAAGCGCTCGCCGACGATGGCGCCCATCGAGCCACCCATGAACGAGAACTCGAACGCGCTGGCCACCACCGGCATGCCCAGCAGGGTGCCGCTCATGGAGATCAGCGCGTCTTTTTCACCGGTCTGCTTCTGGGCGGCGGTGAGGCGATCCTTGTACTTCTTGCCGTCACGAAATTTCAGGCGATCGACCGGCTCAAGGTCAGCGCCCAGCTCGGCACGGCCTTCTTCATCGAGGAAGATATCCAGGCGCGCGCGGGCACCGATGCGCATGTGATGGTTGCACTTGGGGCAGACGTCGAGGGTCTTTTCCAGCTCCGGCCGATACAGCACGGCCTCACAGTTCGGACATTTGTGCCAGAGGCCTTCAGGCACCGAGCTTTTCTTGACCTCGGAACGCATGATCGAAGGGATCAGTTTGTCTACCAACCAGTTGCTCATGCTGTTTTTCTCCAGTACCGGCAAATCGAATTCATATCATGGGTGAAGCGAACGTTAGTGGACGGTTCGCAGGCGAGCGCCGTCACATCAACCGGCGGCGCGAACCGCGGCCATGAACGCCTCTATCTTGTGTGGGTCCTTGATGCCCTTGGCCTCCTCTACCCCGCCGCTGACGTCTACGGCGTAGGGGCGTACCCGGGCGATTGCCTCGCCGACGTTGGCGGCCGACAGGCCACCGGCGAGGATGATCGGCCGGCTCAGGTGCGCCGGCACCAGTGACCAGTCGAACGCCGCGCCGGTGCCCCCGGGCAGGCCGGGGACGAAGGTGTCGAGCAGGATGCCACGGGCGCTGGCGTAGCGCTGGCATTGCGCCTCCAGGTCATCACCGGGGCGCACGCGCAGGGCCTTGATGTAGGGCCGCCCATAGCGGCTGCACTGCTCAGGGCTTTCGTCGCCGTGAAATTGCAGCAGGTCCAGCGGCACGGCCTGGAGAATCTCCTCGAGCTCACAGGCGCTGGCGTCGACGAACAGGCCCACGCTGGTCACGAACGGCGGCAGCGCAGCGCAGATGGCCCGCGCCTGCTGCACGTCGACGGCCCGCGGGCTCTTGCCGTAGAACACCAGGCCGATGGCATCGGCTCCCGCCTCGGCGGCAGCCAGAGCATCCTCAATGCGCGTAATACCGCAGATTTTGCTGCGAACGGCGGACATGTCGTTGGGACCTCGGCAGGGGCATCAAACCCCGGATAGTAGCAAAAACTACTCGGGCAGGTCGAATCCGGTCAAAAAGTGTGGACCGATGTAGCGCTGCGGCAGTTCAAACTCGTCGCGGTACTCGACCTGCACCAGGTACAACCCGAACGGGTGCGCGGTGACCCCGCCGGTCCGCCGGATGCGGCTCTCCAGCACCTCACGCGCCCACTGCGGCTCGCGCTCGCCGGCGCCGATGGTCATCAGCACGCCGGCGATGTTGCGCACCATGTGATGCAGGAAGGCGTTGGCGCGGATGTCGAGCACGATCATCTTGCCGTGCTGGCTGACCCGCAGATGGTGAACCTGCTTGACCGGCGACTTGGCCTGGCACTGGCCGGCGCGAAAAGCACTGAAATCATGGGTGCCGACCAGGTGCGCCGCGGCCTCGGCCATGTGGGCGACGTTCAGCGGGCGATGGTTCCAGGTGATTTCCTCGCCCAGGTGCGCGGGGCGGATCTGATCGTTGTAGATCACGTAGCGATAGCGCCGGGCGATGGCCTTGAAGCGCGCATGAAAGTGCGCCGGCATCTCCCGGGCCCAGCTGACGCTGACGTCGTGGGGCAGGTTGATATTGGCGCCCATGACCCAGGCTTTCATGCTGCGCACGGCCTGGGTGTCGAAGTGCACCACCTGGCCGCAGGCGTGGACACCGGCATCGGTGCGCCCGGCACAGAGCAGCGACACCGGCGCATCGGCGACCTTCGACAGGGCGTTTTCAAGGGTTTCCTGCACGGTGAGCACGCCGCTGGCCTGGCGCTGCCAACCGCGGTAGCGCGAGCCTTTGTATTCCACGCCCAGGGCGATGCGGGAAAAGCCCGCAGCGGCCATTTCAGCCGCCGCGGTGTCGTCGAATGTGTTCAAGAAGGTGTTGCCTGTCGATTGCAGCGAGGGCGCGCATTATAGCGGGATGGGCAGGCGATGTGGGAGTTGGGGAGCGACGTGGCCACCCCCCGGCTCTGGGTCGACGATCAGGCCAGGCGGCCGATCATCTCCTGTGCTTCCGCTTGCTGCTTGGCGTTACCCTCGCGCAGCACCTCTTCGAGGATGTCGCGGGCGCCTTCGGTGTCGGCCATTTCGATGTAGGCACGCGCCAGATCGAGCTTGGTGGCGGCTTCGTCGGCACCGGAGAGAAAGTCGAAGTCTTCTTCGTTGTCCAGCGAGGCCAGTTCTTCCGGGCTCGGTGGCTTGGCGAAAGGTTCCACCGGGCGACCGAGGCTCTCGGACAGGCGATCGAGCTCGGCGCTGACCCGCGCATGATCGGCTGCGGGTGGCTGCGGCTCGGGGTCGTCGGCCAAGGCCAGGTCGAAGTCGTCGGGCAGGTCAAGATCGTCCACCTCCTCGGCCGCCGGCTTGGGCTCGGGCACATCGAGGTCGAAGTCGCTGAGGTCCTGGTGATCGACTTCGGCGGGCTTGGCGGCCTGCTGCTCGGCGAGCATGGACTCGAAGTCCAGGTCGTTGTCGAAATCACTCGGTTTGCGATCTTCGCCCTGGCTCTCGAAGTCGTCCAGGCTCAGGTCGAAATCGCTGTCGAAGGTGTCGTCGATCGGGTCGGCGGCGCCCGGCTCGTCGTTCAGCAGATCCTTGACGTAGTCGGCGTCCATCTGCGCGGCCACGGCGGCCGCCCCGGCGGTGGCTGCGGCGATGCCGAGCATGGCCGGGAAGCGGTTCTTCAGGGCCTCGACGTCGGCGTGGTTCTGGCCGTTGGCGACCAGCATGCGTTCCTGGCCGATGAAGCCGTCGCGATCGCCCTGGCGGCCGTAGACTTCCATCAGCTTGAGGCGCAGGTCGCTGCGCTTGGGCTCGCGGTCGATGGCGCCTTCCAGCAGCTCGGCGGCGCGGTTGAGGCGGCCGAGGGTGATCGACTGTTCAACCTCGGGCAGTACGTCGACCGGCTCGTCGGCGCTGGGCTTGAGCGGTGGCGTCGGAATGACGGTCTGCGGAGGCGGTGCGGCGAAGCTCACCGGCGTGTGGTTGGCGGCTGCCGCCGCCGCAGCGGCAGCGGCGGCGGCCGAGGCGGCAACCACAGCCGGCGCCAGGTGCACGTTCGGACCCGGACGCTCCAGACCGTCGAAGCTGCCCTCCGGCGCCTCGAAATCCTGGTGCGGGTATTCGGCCTCTTCAGCGAGCGCGCGGGCCATGCGCGTGTGCTTTTCGGCTTCGAGCTGCGCCTTGCGCCGGCGCGCCAGCAGCAACAGCAGGAGCAGTACCACCAACAGGCCGCCGCCGGCGATCAGGCCGAACAACAGCGGGTTGGCCAGCAGTTTGTCGGTGTCGCTGCGGGTGTCGAGCGGCGGCTGGCTGGCCTCCAGGGGCTTGTCGGCTGGCGCTGCCTGCGGCGTCGCGGCGTCCGGGTTGGCCGCCGGGGTCGGGGTGGGCGCCAGCTGGGCGTTGATCGGCGCGTTGGCGGCGGGGGCCGCGCTGCCGTCAGCGGCCGCAGGGGGCGCGGAGGTCGCCGGGGCTGCCGCGCCGCCGGCCGGTGTGGCCGCGGCCGGTGCCGCTGCAGCAGCTTCGAGACGCGCCAGCTGGTCGTTCTTGAGCTTGAGAATCTGCTGGATCTTGTCCAGCTGGCTCTGCAGGTCGGCGTTGCGGCTTTGCAGCTCCTCGTTGGCGCGCTTGGTGGTGTCGAGGCTTTCCTGGGTGGTGGCCAGCTTATCGCTCAGCGCGCGGGCGTCACCGGCGCGGCCTTTGCCGGCCTTGCCGTTGCTGCTGCCGGAGACCAGGCTGAGCTTGTCGGCCGGTTGCACCGGCGCCGGTGCCGGGCTGCCAGCGCCGCGCCGGGTGGCGTCGACCTGCTGGGCGCGCGGGCCGAGGCGCCGGCCCTCGCGCCAGGCGGCGTTCTGCCGGGCCACTTCGGCCACCGCCTGGTTCTGCGGCAAGGCAGTGCTTTGCTGTGGATCGGGCAGGCGCAGGACCTGGCCGGTCTTGATCAGGTTGATGTTGCCATCGATGAAGGCATCGGGGTTCAGCGCCTGGATGGCCAGCATGTTCTGCTGCACGCTGGCGCCCTTGCCAACCTTCTGCGCGATGTCCCACAGGGTGTCGCGCGGCGTAGTGGTGTACTGGCCGCTGGTTGTGGTGGGTGCGCTGACGGCTGGGGTCGGCAGGTTCTGCGCCGCCTGGGTGGCCGCCTGGGCTGCCTGCGGCGAGAACTTGGTGGGGTCGAGCAGCATGCTGTAGTCACGCAGCTGGCGCCCGCTCGGCCAATTGACCTGAACGAGGAACTTGACCAGCGGCTCGCTGACCGGCTTGCTCGAGGTGATATGAATCACGCTGCGCCCGTTGGGGTTGATCACCGGGGTGAAGGTCAGGTCGTCGAGAAACGCCGGGCGCGGGATGCCGGCCTTGCTGAAGTCGGCGGCCGGCGCCAGCGCAGGCTTGATGTCGGTGGCACTCAGGTCGCGCACATCGAGCAGCTCGATATCGGCCGAAAGCGGCTGGTTCGCGCTGGAGCGCAGGGTCAGTTCCCCCAGGCCCAGTGCATGCGCCATACCGGAGGACAGCGCCGTAGCGGCGGCAATTGCTAACACCAGCTTGCGAACTTGAACCATGACCTCATCCTTTGTTTGAACATTCCTCGGCTAGCGAGAACAAGCCAGCGCAACGACCAGCGTAGCTGCGCCAAGCTAGAATCGTTATGCAAATTGCACCCAAGTATCTTTTACACAAGGTCTTTTATCAACAACTCGGCGATCTGCACAGCATTCAGTGCACCGCCCTTGCGCGCGTTGTCGAGCGTCGCCCACAGGTTCAACTGGTGATCGTCGTCGATACCGCGGCGCACGCGACCGACATACACCACGTCCTGGCCCACTGCGTCGCCCACGGCAGTCGGGTAATCGCCGGCCTCCACGCGCTCGATCGCCGGCATGGCGTCGAGCTGGCGCTGCACGGCAGCCAGGTCGATCTTGGCGCCGCATTGCAGCGAGATACTGAAACTGTCGCCGAAAAACACCGGCACCTGCAGGCAAGTCACGGAAATTTTGAGTAAAGGCGCACCGAGCAATTCGCGCAACTCCGCCACCAGGCGCCGTTCCAGGCTGCCGTGGCCCTGCTCGTCGGACTTGCCGACCTCGGCCAACACGTTGAAGGCCATCTGCCTATCGAAGAAACGCGGTTCGAGCGGACGCACGTTGAGCAGCTCGGCGGTCTGCCGGGCCAGCTCGGTGACCGCCTCGCGGCCCTGGGCCGAAACGGCCAGGCAGGCCGTGACATCGACGCGCTCGAGCTTGAGCTGCTGATGCAGCGGCGCGAGGATCACCGCCAGGGCAATCGCCGCAGAGCTCGGGCTGGCAACCTGCAGAGGCGCCTTGAGCGCGGCGAGCGCCAGGGCATTGGCCTCGGGAACGATGTTCGGCGCAACGTCCAGGCCGGCGGCCAGGTCGATCACCGCGCAACCGGCCTTGCTTGCGCGGGGCGCGAAACTGCGGGTCACGCCCGGCCCTGCGGCGAAGAACGCCAGGCGCACTTTGGCGAAGTCGAACGCGTCGACCTCGCGAACCCGCACGTTCTTGCCGCGAAACGCTACCGAATGCCCTGCCGATTCGCTGCTGGCCAGCAGGTACAGCTCGCCGACGGGAAAATCGCGCTCTTCGAGAATTTGCACCAGCGTCTCGCCAAGGGTGCCGGTGGCGCCGATCACGGCGATGTCGAAGGTCTGGGTCATGGTGAGGGTCCTGTGGCGTGAAGGGGCGCACTTTAGCGGTTTTTTCGGCTGTGCGCGCATATCTGGCTTGCCGGCGCGAAACCGAAAAAAAACCCGCGCTTTTCGCAAGGCGCGGGTCTGTTTTGCAGCTTTCAAGCGATCAACGTTCCAGCAGGATCCGCAGCATGCGTCGCAGCGGTTCGGCCGCGCCCCACAGCAGCTGGTCGCCGACAGTGAAGGCGCCCAGGTACTGCGGGCCCATGTTGAGCTTGCGCAGGCGCCCGACCGGGATGTTCAGGGTGCCGGTGACCTGGGTCGGCGACAGCTCCTGCATGCTGATTTCACGGTTGTTGGGCACCAGCTTCACCCAGGGATTGTGCTGGCTGATCATGCCTTCGATGTCGGCCAAAGGCACGTCCCTGTTCAGCTTGATGGTCAGCGCCTGGCTGTGGCAGCGCATGGCGCCGATGCGCACGCAGATGCCGTCGACCGGGATCGGGTTGCCGAAGCGCCCGAGGATCTTGTTGGTCTCGGCCTGGGCCTTCCACTCTTCGCGGCTCTGGCCGTTGGGCAGTTCCTTGTCGATCCACGGGATCAGGCTGCCGGCCAGCGGCACGCCGAAGTTCTCGGTCGGGTAGGCGTCGCTGCGCATGGCCTCGGCCACCTTGCGGTCGATGTCGAGGATCGCGCTGGCCGGGTCGGCGAGTTCGCCGGCAACGGCGGCGTGGGTCGCGCCCATCTGCTTGATCAGCTCGCGCATGTTCTGCGCACCGGCGCCCGAGGCCGCCTGGTAGGTCATGGCGCTCATCCACTCCACCAGGCCGGCTTCGAACAGCCCGCCCAGGCCCATCAGCATGAGGCTGACGGTGCAGTTGCCGCCGATGAAGTTGCGCG includes these proteins:
- a CDS encoding FimV/HubP family polar landmark protein; protein product: MVQVRKLVLAIAAATALSSGMAHALGLGELTLRSSANQPLSADIELLDVRDLSATDIKPALAPAADFSKAGIPRPAFLDDLTFTPVINPNGRSVIHITSSKPVSEPLVKFLVQVNWPSGRQLRDYSMLLDPTKFSPQAAQAATQAAQNLPTPAVSAPTTTSGQYTTTPRDTLWDIAQKVGKGASVQQNMLAIQALNPDAFIDGNINLIKTGQVLRLPDPQQSTALPQNQAVAEVARQNAAWREGRRLGPRAQQVDATRRGAGSPAPAPVQPADKLSLVSGSSNGKAGKGRAGDARALSDKLATTQESLDTTKRANEELQSRNADLQSQLDKIQQILKLKNDQLARLEAAAAAPAAATPAGGAAAPATSAPPAAADGSAAPAANAPINAQLAPTPTPAANPDAATPQAAPADKPLEASQPPLDTRSDTDKLLANPLLFGLIAGGGLLVVLLLLLLLARRRKAQLEAEKHTRMARALAEEAEYPHQDFEAPEGSFDGLERPGPNVHLAPAVVAASAAAAAAAAAAAANHTPVSFAAPPPQTVIPTPPLKPSADEPVDVLPEVEQSITLGRLNRAAELLEGAIDREPKRSDLRLKLMEVYGRQGDRDGFIGQERMLVANGQNHADVEALKNRFPAMLGIAAATAGAAAVAAQMDADYVKDLLNDEPGAADPIDDTFDSDFDLSLDDFESQGEDRKPSDFDNDLDFESMLAEQQAAKPAEVDHQDLSDFDLDVPEPKPAAEEVDDLDLPDDFDLALADDPEPQPPAADHARVSAELDRLSESLGRPVEPFAKPPSPEELASLDNEEDFDFLSGADEAATKLDLARAYIEMADTEGARDILEEVLREGNAKQQAEAQEMIGRLA
- the accD gene encoding acetyl-CoA carboxylase, carboxyltransferase subunit beta, with translation MSNWLVDKLIPSIMRSEVKKSSVPEGLWHKCPNCEAVLYRPELEKTLDVCPKCNHHMRIGARARLDIFLDEEGRAELGADLEPVDRLKFRDGKKYKDRLTAAQKQTGEKDALISMSGTLLGMPVVASAFEFSFMGGSMGAIVGERFVRAANYALENRCPMICFAASGGARMQEALISLMQMAKTSAVLARLREEGLPFISVLTDPVYGGVSASLAMLGDVIVAEPKALIGFAGPRVIEQTVREKLPEGFQRSEFLLDHGAIDMIVSRQELRPRLGSLLAQMMGLPTPSFVAKPVEPLVIPPAPATV
- a CDS encoding SPOR domain-containing protein, coding for MALLDNVFKQRMVGALVLIALAVIFLPMLFSREDELRQVRVDAPAAPQAPVVPEVKIDPVAVPQQQPVAEQPVIEEQPDETPQAPSAPIKAIPAAPVAASKPAAKPATAATQPAQAPAKPAAVASAPAKPDTAAKIDTNGLPISWSIQLASLGSRASADSLQKTLRSQGYNAYVRSADGKNRVFVGPLVERAEAERVRDVIARQQNLKGILVRFEPERG
- the purF gene encoding amidophosphoribosyltransferase; amino-acid sequence: MCGIVGIVGKSNVNQALYDALTVLQHRGQDAAGIVTSHDGRLFLRKDNGLVRDVFHQRHMQRLVGHMGIGHVRYPTAGSSTSAEAQPFYVNSPYGITLAHNGNLTNVEQLAKEIYESDLRHVNTNSDSEVLLNVFAHELAVRGKLQPTEEDVFAAVTDVHKRCRGGYAVVAMITGYGIVGFRDPNAIRPIVFGQRHTDEGVEYMIASESVSLDVLGFTLIRDLAPGEAVYITEDGRLHTRQCAPNPQYAPCIFEHVYLARPDSIIDGISVYKARLRMGEKLAEKILRERPDHDIDVVIPIPDTSRTSALELANHLGVKFREGFVKNRYIGRTFIMPGQAARKKSVRQKLNAIELEFRGKNVMLVDDSIVRGTTCKQIIQMAREAGAKNVYFCSAAPAVRFPNVYGIDMPSAHELIAHNRSTQEVADLIGADWLIYQDLPDLIEAVGGGKVKIDTFDCAVFDGKYVTGDIDEHYLNKIEQARNDASKVKTQAVSAIIDLYNN
- the folC gene encoding bifunctional tetrahydrofolate synthase/dihydrofolate synthase, with the translated sequence MAERSLGEWLAYLEQLHPSAIDMGLERSQQVAARLGLGRPAARVITVTGTNGKGSTCAFLAALLADRELKVGVYSSPHLLRYNERVQIEGREVSDAELCEAFSAVEAARGDISLTYFEMGTLAAFWLFERSGLDAVVLEVGLGGRLDAVNLIDADLSLVTSIGLDHAEWLGNTRESVAVEKAGILRAGRPALCGDPLPPQPLLDKVAELGCPFYGRGQQYDLQIGSDDWSWRGVDNQGEAVELLSLPLLDLPMENAALALQAFVLMDLPRDAGRIAWALKQTRVTGRLDRRRVQWQGRDIHLLLDVGHNAHAAEYLARRLATQPLAGKRLAVFGLLADKDLHGVIAPLLPAIQSWAVAPLPTPRSRPVTELQQTLQNLGALVASYGSVAAALQAQCVQADAEDEILVFGSFYSVAEALEWMARHAPEDAANGFAG
- a CDS encoding phosphoribosylanthranilate isomerase, whose translation is MSAVRSKICGITRIEDALAAAEAGADAIGLVFYGKSPRAVDVQQARAICAALPPFVTSVGLFVDASACELEEILQAVPLDLLQFHGDESPEQCSRYGRPYIKALRVRPGDDLEAQCQRYASARGILLDTFVPGLPGGTGAAFDWSLVPAHLSRPIILAGGLSAANVGEAIARVRPYAVDVSGGVEEAKGIKDPHKIEAFMAAVRAAG
- a CDS encoding CvpA family protein; this translates as MAFTWVDWAIIAIIAISALISLSRGFVKEALSLVTWIVAGAVAWMFGGGLAPYFDNYIQTPSARVIAGCAVLFVATLLVGALVNYLIGELIRVTGLSGTDRFLGMVFGAARGGLLVVVAAGLLSLGPVQQDLWWQQSALLPKFLLVADWSKNLVLGMTSQWLASGITSPVDLPFKEHLFPTAAKGQ
- the truA gene encoding tRNA pseudouridine(38-40) synthase TruA; translated protein: MAAAGFSRIALGVEYKGSRYRGWQRQASGVLTVQETLENALSKVADAPVSLLCAGRTDAGVHACGQVVHFDTQAVRSMKAWVMGANINLPHDVSVSWAREMPAHFHARFKAIARRYRYVIYNDQIRPAHLGEEITWNHRPLNVAHMAEAAAHLVGTHDFSAFRAGQCQAKSPVKQVHHLRVSQHGKMIVLDIRANAFLHHMVRNIAGVLMTIGAGEREPQWAREVLESRIRRTGGVTAHPFGLYLVQVEYRDEFELPQRYIGPHFLTGFDLPE